A DNA window from Gemella massiliensis contains the following coding sequences:
- a CDS encoding oligosaccharide flippase family protein, with protein MKLLKNYLYNVSYQLLNIILPIITVPYVTRVFTSENLGNYGFYNSIVSYFVLLANLGINIYGTKQIASSTNVNKTFWNIYAIQVTTSIVSILLYCGALNLVPTMNNKIAVLLVISLFSKLLDISWLFTGREDFKRITIRNASVRLLGVISIFLFIKNENQIYLYVFILVIFDFLGQLIMWFPAREYIRKPEFRWDGIKKNIKPTILLFLPQIAISLYVVMDRTLLGIFGSFYDVGIYDQSQKLISILLTIVSSLGAVMLPRVANLLAEKKEKEALQMVEFSFLVYNVIIFPMIFGLMVINELFVNLFLGENFGNVKYSLYIISFNILFIGWTNILGYQVLVVRNKNKEFMLSTTIPAIVSILINIALIPLLGYIGASITSVIVEFLVFILQWNYSRKIVDIRIIFNNKFIKILFSTIIMFIVIELLKVLVGLSNIIGLVMYILVGGMVYISLILYLKVIDIKELREMIK; from the coding sequence GTGAAACTCTTAAAAAATTATTTATACAATGTATCATACCAATTATTAAATATTATATTGCCAATTATAACGGTACCTTATGTAACACGTGTTTTTACAAGCGAAAATTTGGGGAATTACGGTTTTTATAATTCTATTGTCAGCTATTTTGTTTTACTGGCTAATCTGGGAATAAATATTTACGGTACAAAGCAGATAGCTTCATCAACCAACGTAAACAAAACATTTTGGAATATTTATGCTATTCAGGTAACAACAAGTATAGTATCAATTTTATTGTATTGTGGAGCACTTAACTTAGTTCCGACGATGAATAATAAAATAGCTGTTTTGTTAGTTATTAGTTTGTTTTCAAAACTTTTAGATATATCTTGGTTATTTACCGGCAGAGAAGATTTTAAAAGAATCACAATAAGAAATGCGAGTGTAAGATTACTCGGGGTTATTAGTATTTTTCTATTTATTAAAAATGAAAATCAGATTTACCTTTATGTTTTTATTCTAGTTATTTTTGATTTTTTAGGGCAATTAATAATGTGGTTTCCTGCTAGAGAGTATATAAGAAAACCTGAATTTAGATGGGACGGCATAAAGAAAAATATTAAACCTACAATATTACTATTTTTACCACAGATTGCAATTTCATTGTATGTTGTTATGGATAGAACGTTACTGGGAATATTTGGGTCTTTTTATGATGTCGGTATTTATGACCAAAGTCAAAAATTAATAAGTATCTTGCTTACGATTGTCAGTTCGTTAGGGGCTGTGATGTTGCCGAGAGTTGCTAATTTGTTAGCTGAAAAAAAAGAAAAAGAAGCTCTACAAATGGTTGAATTTTCTTTTTTGGTTTATAATGTAATAATTTTTCCTATGATTTTTGGGTTGATGGTTATTAATGAATTGTTCGTTAATTTATTTTTAGGGGAGAATTTTGGAAATGTAAAATACAGTTTATATATTATTTCTTTTAATATTTTATTTATAGGTTGGACTAATATTTTAGGATATCAAGTGCTTGTTGTTAGAAATAAAAATAAGGAATTTATGTTGTCTACAACTATACCGGCGATTGTCAGTATTTTAATAAATATCGCATTAATTCCTTTATTGGGGTACATCGGTGCTTCAATAACATCGGTTATTGTAGAATTTTTAGTATTTATCTTACAATGGAATTACAGTAGAAAAATAGTAGATATTCGTATCATTTTTAATAACAAATTTATTAAAATATTGTTTTCTACAATAATAATGTTTATTGTAATAGAATTATTAAAAGTATTGGTTGGATTATCTAATATAATAGGATTAGTAATGTATATTTTAGTAGGTGGAATGGTATACATCAGCTTAATTTTATATTTAAAAGTTATAGATATAAAGGAATTAAGAGAGATGATAAAATAA